DNA sequence from the Deinococcus humi genome:
TAGGAGGTGGAAAGGTGCTGGGCGTCGCGGTCCATGATGGCCCTGGTTTTGGGGCCAGGGAGAGCGGTTTTCAGGATGGGCTGGCGCGATTTGGTGGCTGTGGTCATGAACTCTCCTCAAGAGTGAAATGCGTTGGGGGCTGGCAGGCGATGACGGCGGAGTGGCACTCTGGTTGCCGCTGAGCAACGCACCCCAGTCGTGCCTCTGCCTTGTGTCAGTCCCCGCTGTGGACTGGGATCGGCTCCTGCACCTTGCCGTCGGGGGCGGTGTCGCTGACGCCCGCCGGATTGGGTGCGCCGACGCCGTAAGCGGCCCACTTGTCCTCACGGCTGTTCAGGCGGTGGGTGGTCGCGCCAGGGCGCACGCGGCTCTCGGAGAATTCGCGCGGCTCTATGGAGATGCGCTCGCCTTCCATCAGGCCAAAGATGCCGCTCTGACCGGGTTCGCGGCGCTGCCAGTCCTCAGGGATCGCCATGTCCGGCCCGGTGTAGTCGGTGGGTTCGGAATACGCGGCGATGTAGCCCTCGAAGTTGCGCAGAATCAGCTTGTCGGGGCTGTGCGACAGCACGTAATTGGGGGCAACCGGAATCTTGCCGCCGCCGCCCGGGGCGTCCACCACGTAGGTGGGAATGCTGTAGCCGGAAGTATGCCCGCGCAGACTTTCCATGATCTCCAGCCCCTTGCTGACGGTGGTTCTCAGGTGGCCCGCGCCGTGAACGAGGTCGCACTGGTAGATGTAGTACGGTCGCACACGAATCTTGACCAGTTCGCGCAGCAGTTTCTGCATGATCACGGGGTGGTCATTGACGCCCCTGAGCAGCACGCTCTGGTTGCCCAGCGGCACGCCCGCGCGGGTCAGGCGGTCACAGGCGTCGGCCACCTCCGGCGTGATTTCCTTGGGGTGATTGACGTGAATGTTCATCCACAGCGGGTGGTTCTCGGCGAGCACGTCGCACAGTTCTTCGGTCACGCGCATGGGCATGAAAACCGGAACGCGCGTCCCGATACGGATGATCTCGATATGCTCGATCTTCCGCAGTTCGGCCAGCAGGCGGCCCAGCACCTTGGGGGCCAGGGTCAGCGGATCGCCGCCCGACAGCAGCACGTCGCGCACCTGGGGCGTATTGCGCAGGTAGTTGAGCTGCGCCTCGTATTCGGCGGGGTTAAAGGTCTCTGTGGGATCACCCACGATGCGGCTGCGGGTGCAGTAGCGGCAGTAGCTGGCGCACTGCGTAGTCACCAGCATCAGTACGCGGTCCGGATAGCGGTGGACCAGGCCAGGCACCGGGCTGTGCTTGTCCTCGGCCAGCGAGTCCTCCATCATCGAGGTAAACGGTTCCAGCTCGTGGTGCGTGGGAATCACCTGACGACGGACCGGGCAGGTGGGGTCCTCGGCGTCCATCAGCGAGGCGAAGTACGGCGTGATGTCGAGGCGGAAAATGCCTTCCGCACTGGCGCCGAGGCGTTCGCTCTCGGTCAGGCGGATCACTTCTTCCAGCTCAGAGACGGAGTTGATTCGGTTCTTGAGCTGCCATTTCCAGTCGTACCACTTCTCGTCGGGAATATCGGCCCATTTGGCGGCGCGGTGACCACGGGGCAGCATCTGCTGGCTGCGAACAGTCGCCTGCGGGTGTAGGGGAGCGTGGGACATAGAGGCCTCCTGAAAGAAAGAAACGTGAGTTGCTAGACCTTCATTCTTCATCTCCGGCGGGGTGGATTGGAAGGCGCGGAGGCCGCCAATATGGTGGGGTCAAGGGGGCTTTTCTCTTGCAAACGCTACGCCTGACCTTGCATATGACAACTACGGTGCTAAGCTCTGAGAATGCGACAGACTGGCAGCGCTTTGGATTCCCTGGATCACCGGATTTTGCAGGAGCTCCAGACCGATTCGCGGCTCTCGATGCGTGAACTGGGCCGCCGGGTGGGGCTGTCGGCCCCCGCCGTGACCGAGCGGGTGCGGCGGCTGGAGGATGCAGGTGTGATCCTGGGCTACGGCGTGCGCGTCGCCAGCAAGCCGCTGGGTCGCACCATCACCGCGTTTATTGGCGTGCAGGACAGTGGCCGCAACGATCCCACGCTGGTGCGCTGGGCCACCGCCCACGACGGCGTGCTGGAGTGCCACAGCGTGACCGGCGACAACTCCTGCATCCTCAAAGTGGCCGTGCCGGACGTGGGCGCGCTGGAAACCATGCTGGGGGATCTGATCGGCATGGGCTTTACCTGCGACACCTCGATTGTGCTGAGCACACCGCTGGAAGGCAAGTTGATGCTCCCGCTGCGCTGAGCAAAGGCCCGGGGACAGAAAGGCGGAAGCCGTCCGTCCTCCATTGTCCTCTTCAGCGGTCTGCCTTTTCCGTCCCCCCCAGCAACAATTCCAGCAACTCGTTGACATTCCGGTGCGCGTCCAGCGGGTGGCGCAGCGGGCGGTTGGCCTCGATCTGGTAGGTGTTACGGCGCCCCACGCGCTGGCGGATCAGGATGCCGGCGTCCTCAAGGTCGCGCACGATGCGTTGCACGGCGCGTTCGGTGATGCCGACATCGGCAGCCACCTGACGCAGCGTGGCGTCCGGCTGGCGTTTCAGGCACAGCAGCACGCGGCTGTGGTTCGACAGGAACGTCCACGAGGGTTCATGTGGGGGCAGGGGCGAGGTCATGGCGTGTTGGGCCGAGTTTAACCGAGACAGTGGAGCGGACAAGGCTAGACCTCCAGATGGGAAGTGGGGCGGGGGGCTTGCATCTCCAATATACGATCTCTAATATACGAATTATATTTCGTATATCGAGTAAATCCAACCCCAGGAGATTGCCATGCCCACCATCGAACAGCCTGTCCAGCCCGCCGCCCCCCAGACCGCCCTCGTTCCTGTTTCCGTCGTCTACGGCGATGGTATCGGCCCCGAAATCATGGGGGCCACCCTCCGCATTCTGCAGGCGGCGGGCGCGCGAATTGCTCCGCAGGAGGTCCGCATGGGTGAGGCGCTGTACCGGGAAGGCTTTACCTCCGGTTTCGCGCCCGACGCCTGGGACAACCTGCGCCAGACCGGGGTGCTGCTCAAGGCGCCGATCACCACGCCACAGGGCGGCGGCTACAAGAGCCTGAACGTGACCCTCCGCAAGTCGCTGGGCCTGTACGCCAACGTGCGTCCCTGCCGCGCCTACGCACCGTACGTGCCGACGCACCACCCCGCGATGGATCTGGTGATCATTCGCGAGAACGAGGAAGACCTGTACGCGGGCATCGAGCACCGCCAGACCCGCGAGGTGATGCAGTGCCTAAAGCTGATCACCCGCCCCGGCTGCGAGAAGATCGTGCGCTACGCTTTCGAATACGCCCGCGCTAATGGTCGTAAGAAAGTCACGGCCTTGAGCAAGGACAACATCATGAAGATGTGCGACGGGCTCTTTCACACCGTCTTCGACGAGATCAGCGCCGAGTACCCGGACATTCAGGCCGAGCATCAGATCATCGACATCGGCACGGCGCGGGTGGCGGCCAGACCGGAAGGGTATGACGTGATCGTGACCCTCAACCTGTACGGCGACATCCTCTCAGACGTGGCGGCGGAGGTGGCCGGTTCGGTGGGACTGGCGGGCAGCGCGAATATCGGTGACAGTTTCGCCATGTTCGAGGCCATCCACGGTTCGGCCCCCGATCTGGCCGGGCAGGACGCGGCCAACCCCGGCGGTCTGATCTCGGCGGCGGCGCTGATGCTGGGGCATCTGGGCCAGCACGAGGTGGCCGCCAGCATTCAGAACGCCCTGCTGTGTGCGCTGGAGGACGGGATGCATACCAGGGATGTCGCCGGGCCCCACACGAAAGAGGTGCTGGGGACGCAGGCTTTTGCCGATGCCATCATCGAGCGGCTGGGACGCGTGCCGCAACACCTTCCGGCCGTTACCGCCGACTCGGGGGCCAGGAAAATGCCTGTCCGGCAGCCCGCGGAGCCCGCCCACATCGACAAGCAGCTTGTCGGGACTGATGTCTTCTTCGAATGGACGGATGCTGGACGTGACCCTGAAGTGCTGGCCGCCATCCTGCAGGAGGCGCAGCTTGACGGCGTGCCGCTGCGGATGATCACCAACCGGGGGGTCAAGGTCTGGCCGGACGGTCTGCCCGAGACCTTTAAATCCGATCACTGGCGCTGCCGCTTCCAGTCGGAGACGCCTGTCACCCACCGTGATCTGCTGGCCCTGTTGGTCCGCGTCCACGACAAGGGACTGGATTTCATCAAGACCGAACACCTCTACACCTTCGACGGCGTGCCGGGGTATTCGCTGGGCCAGGGCCAGTAAGGAGAGGCAGACCCGGCCTCATTCTCTACCGCGTCAGCGCCGCGTACCTCTGCAACACGTCCCAGCCCAGGCCCGCCATCATGACCTCGCGGGCCTGGGCCACGCCCGCTGCGATGCTGTCCACACGCCCCGCTGTCCGCAGCGCCGCCCCCGCGTTGAGGGCCACGATGTCGCGCTGGGCCTCGGTTCCGCCGCCCGTCAGCAGGGCCCGGGTGATCCCGGCGTTCTCGGCAGGAGTACCCCCCACCAGCGACTCGCGCGGATGCACATTCACGCCCACTTCCTCGGGATGCACCTGACGGTCAATAATCTCGCCGTCGCGCAGACCTGAGACGGTATTGACGCCGCAGACGGTAAATTCATCCAGACCGTCGCCGTAAACGACGGTGGCCCCCTTCGCCCCCAGCAATCGCAGCACCTCGGCCAGCGTCCGCGTCAGCTCCGGCTTGAAGACGCCCACCACCAGGTGCGTGGCCCCCGCCGGATTACTCAGTGGCCCCAGGATGTTAAAGACCGTGCGGGCGGCCAGATCCGAGCGGACCGGCGCGGCGTGGCGCAGGGCCGGATGGTAATTCCGGGCAAACATGAAGCCCACGCCCAGTGTGTTCACGGCCTCCTCGATGGCTTCCGGGGGAGCGTCCAGGTTCACGCCCAGCGCCTCCAGCACGTCCGCACTGCCGGCACGGCTGCTGGCGGCGCGGTTGCCGTGCTTGGCGACGGGAACGCCCGCTCCGGCCACCACAAACGCCGTCGTGGTGCTGATGTTGAAGGTATGCGCCCCATCGCCCCCGGTGCCGACCACGTCCAGGAGAACCTCACGCGGACGGACGTTGACGCGCACCGCATTCTCGCGCATGGCCTGGGCAAATCCGGCGATCTCGTCGGGCGTCTCGCC
Encoded proteins:
- a CDS encoding KamA family radical SAM protein, whose translation is MSHAPLHPQATVRSQQMLPRGHRAAKWADIPDEKWYDWKWQLKNRINSVSELEEVIRLTESERLGASAEGIFRLDITPYFASLMDAEDPTCPVRRQVIPTHHELEPFTSMMEDSLAEDKHSPVPGLVHRYPDRVLMLVTTQCASYCRYCTRSRIVGDPTETFNPAEYEAQLNYLRNTPQVRDVLLSGGDPLTLAPKVLGRLLAELRKIEHIEIIRIGTRVPVFMPMRVTEELCDVLAENHPLWMNIHVNHPKEITPEVADACDRLTRAGVPLGNQSVLLRGVNDHPVIMQKLLRELVKIRVRPYYIYQCDLVHGAGHLRTTVSKGLEIMESLRGHTSGYSIPTYVVDAPGGGGKIPVAPNYVLSHSPDKLILRNFEGYIAAYSEPTDYTGPDMAIPEDWQRREPGQSGIFGLMEGERISIEPREFSESRVRPGATTHRLNSREDKWAAYGVGAPNPAGVSDTAPDGKVQEPIPVHSGD
- a CDS encoding Lrp/AsnC family transcriptional regulator, which produces MRQTGSALDSLDHRILQELQTDSRLSMRELGRRVGLSAPAVTERVRRLEDAGVILGYGVRVASKPLGRTITAFIGVQDSGRNDPTLVRWATAHDGVLECHSVTGDNSCILKVAVPDVGALETMLGDLIGMGFTCDTSIVLSTPLEGKLMLPLR
- a CDS encoding helix-turn-helix transcriptional regulator, giving the protein MTSPLPPHEPSWTFLSNHSRVLLCLKRQPDATLRQVAADVGITERAVQRIVRDLEDAGILIRQRVGRRNTYQIEANRPLRHPLDAHRNVNELLELLLGGTEKADR
- a CDS encoding NADP-dependent isocitrate dehydrogenase, which translates into the protein MPTIEQPVQPAAPQTALVPVSVVYGDGIGPEIMGATLRILQAAGARIAPQEVRMGEALYREGFTSGFAPDAWDNLRQTGVLLKAPITTPQGGGYKSLNVTLRKSLGLYANVRPCRAYAPYVPTHHPAMDLVIIRENEEDLYAGIEHRQTREVMQCLKLITRPGCEKIVRYAFEYARANGRKKVTALSKDNIMKMCDGLFHTVFDEISAEYPDIQAEHQIIDIGTARVAARPEGYDVIVTLNLYGDILSDVAAEVAGSVGLAGSANIGDSFAMFEAIHGSAPDLAGQDAANPGGLISAAALMLGHLGQHEVAASIQNALLCALEDGMHTRDVAGPHTKEVLGTQAFADAIIERLGRVPQHLPAVTADSGARKMPVRQPAEPAHIDKQLVGTDVFFEWTDAGRDPEVLAAILQEAQLDGVPLRMITNRGVKVWPDGLPETFKSDHWRCRFQSETPVTHRDLLALLVRVHDKGLDFIKTEHLYTFDGVPGYSLGQGQ
- the trpD gene encoding anthranilate phosphoribosyltransferase, whose protein sequence is MIHARLMNGEVLSQSEAAAFMREVMAGEMSGVRMAAALAALRVRGETPDEIAGFAQAMRENAVRVNVRPREVLLDVVGTGGDGAHTFNISTTTAFVVAGAGVPVAKHGNRAASSRAGSADVLEALGVNLDAPPEAIEEAVNTLGVGFMFARNYHPALRHAAPVRSDLAARTVFNILGPLSNPAGATHLVVGVFKPELTRTLAEVLRLLGAKGATVVYGDGLDEFTVCGVNTVSGLRDGEIIDRQVHPEEVGVNVHPRESLVGGTPAENAGITRALLTGGGTEAQRDIVALNAGAALRTAGRVDSIAAGVAQAREVMMAGLGWDVLQRYAALTR